A window of Daucus carota subsp. sativus chromosome 2, DH1 v3.0, whole genome shotgun sequence genomic DNA:
CACTCATCCACTAAAACATTTCAATCTCCTACACATATAAGTCTATTAGCTATGAAATGGTACATATAAACTACCTCCATCTTTGAGTAAACTACTTATTCCTCACGGTAACGCCAAGCTTGCCAGCCACAATCAACGTAGTAGCCATATCAAGAAACATTCCATGCTCCACAACACCGGCAAGCCTCAGAATTTCATCACTAGCAACTTTCAAGTCACCAATATCTTTCTTTAAATACAAGTCAATAATATAATTTCCGTTATCAGTCACGTATATTTCGCCATCTTCACTAACCTTCCTAAGCTTCGCCACACAACCCGCCTCCTCAAACATCAATTCAAGCCTCCGAGCAGTAAATTTCCAACAAAAAGGCACAATCTCAACCGGCATTGCCAATTTACTCTCCCCTAAGTAATTAACCAACTTCGTTTCATCCACAATCACCACAAATTTCTTACAAGCACCTTCCACCATTTTTTCCCTCAACAGAGACCCACCTCTCCCCTTAACCAAATTCAAAAACGGGTCCACCTCATCCGCTCCATCGATAGCAAGATCGATAACCGGATACGAATCAAGATCCGACAGGGGAATGCCCACTGAAATAGCTTGTTCATGGGTCTTTTTTGAAGTGGGAATTCCCACAATATTTTTGAGCTTCCCCTGTTGCAAAAGCTCCCCAATTTTGGCAACAGCATGACAAGCTGTCGACCCGGTACCCAAGCCCAAAACCATACCCGATTCGACAAATTCGACAGCTTTGTAAGCTgcaattttctttaattcatcTTGGGTCAAGTTAATTGGGGATTCTGAAGACACCTTTACAGAAGAATCCACTTCTGACCCAATGAAATTAGGGTGCGCAAGAGCCATTTTATGCTATAAAAATGCAATCTTTATctaaaaaaatagaatgaaaTAAAAGAAAGCTAGGGTTTATGTGAAGAACTGAATGGGAGATTAGGGTTGTGTGGTGCACAAATATAATAGGGGGGCATGAGGGTATATAAAgatgaaaaaaatcaaatctttttgggaaaaataaataaataaagagaaaAGATTATCTTAAAAATGGATGGACAGAGCTTAACTCACATGGAGTGGAGGGGAAAAAAGGAAAATGCAGGGGTTTAAGAGGGAGAGATGGGGGGTTTAAGAAACAAAATACATACAAATTAATGTATGTATATGC
This region includes:
- the LOC108206046 gene encoding probable ribose-5-phosphate isomerase 2, with the protein product MALAHPNFIGSEVDSSVKVSSESPINLTQDELKKIAAYKAVEFVESGMVLGLGTGSTACHAVAKIGELLQQGKLKNIVGIPTSKKTHEQAISVGIPLSDLDSYPVIDLAIDGADEVDPFLNLVKGRGGSLLREKMVEGACKKFVVIVDETKLVNYLGESKLAMPVEIVPFCWKFTARRLELMFEEAGCVAKLRKVSEDGEIYVTDNGNYIIDLYLKKDIGDLKVASDEILRLAGVVEHGMFLDMATTLIVAGKLGVTVRNK